From a region of the Agromyces ramosus genome:
- the rfbD gene encoding dTDP-4-dehydrorhamnose reductase has translation MRYLITGASGMLGRDVQAALGGRQVTALGRADLDITDLDAVVGAVRGHDVVVNCAAYTKVDDAETHEDAAYAVNATGAANLATAAASVGAKLVQLSTDYVFDGSASSPYPEDAPHDPISAYGRTKAAGERLALERNPGATFVVRTAWLYGAHGPSFAKTMLKLAASKETWGVVDDQVGQPTWTADLAARIVSMLDADVPAGIYHGTNSGQASWFEFARAVLDVAGLDADRITPVDSSGFVRPAPRPSYSVLGHGAWTAAGLTPMRSWRDALADAAGAGVLDTP, from the coding sequence ATGCGCTACCTCATCACGGGCGCATCCGGGATGCTCGGTCGCGACGTCCAGGCCGCCCTGGGCGGTCGGCAGGTCACGGCCCTCGGACGGGCCGACCTCGACATCACCGATCTCGATGCGGTCGTCGGCGCGGTCCGTGGCCATGACGTGGTGGTCAACTGCGCCGCGTACACGAAGGTCGACGACGCCGAGACGCACGAAGACGCCGCGTATGCCGTCAATGCGACCGGAGCGGCCAACCTCGCGACGGCGGCTGCGTCCGTCGGCGCGAAGCTCGTACAGCTGTCGACCGACTACGTGTTCGACGGTTCGGCGAGCTCGCCGTATCCCGAGGACGCACCGCATGATCCGATCTCAGCGTACGGACGCACGAAGGCGGCCGGCGAGCGGCTCGCGCTCGAGCGGAACCCCGGTGCGACGTTCGTCGTCCGCACCGCGTGGCTGTACGGGGCGCACGGGCCGAGCTTCGCCAAGACCATGCTCAAGCTCGCCGCGTCGAAGGAGACGTGGGGGGTCGTCGACGACCAGGTCGGCCAGCCCACGTGGACTGCCGATCTCGCGGCGAGGATCGTCTCGATGCTCGACGCGGATGTGCCTGCGGGCATCTACCATGGCACCAATTCGGGTCAGGCGAGCTGGTTCGAGTTCGCACGAGCGGTGCTCGACGTGGCGGGGCTCGATGCGGACCGCATCACACCCGTCGACAGCTCCGGCTTCGTGCGCCCGGCGCCGCGCCCGTCGTACTCGGTGCTCGGCCATGGTGCCTGGACCGCGGCCGGCCTGACTCCCATGCGCAGCTGGCGCGACGCGCTCGCGGATGCCGCGGGCGCTGGTGTCCTCGACACCCCCTGA
- the rfbB gene encoding dTDP-glucose 4,6-dehydratase: MSRLLVTGGAGFIGSNFVHYVLEHTEHSVTVLDKLTYAGNLASLDGLPAERFRFVHGDITDAALVDALFSEHDAVVHYAAESHNDNSLDDPRPFLETNIVGTYTLLEAARKHAIRFHHISTDEVYGDLELDDPARFTEQTPYNPSSPYSSTKAGSDLLVRAWVRSFGVQATISNCSNNYGPYQHVEKFIPRQITNVLRGERPKLYGSGENVRDWIHANDHSSAVLTILERGVIGETYLIGADGEKNNKDVVELILDQLGQPTDAYDLVNDRPGHDLRYAIDSTRLRSELGWAPKYSDFESGLADTIAWYRDHESWWAPQKDATEARYKAQGQ, translated from the coding sequence GTGTCAAGACTCCTCGTCACCGGCGGCGCCGGCTTCATCGGCTCGAACTTCGTCCACTATGTACTCGAGCACACCGAACATTCGGTGACGGTGCTCGACAAGCTCACGTATGCCGGAAACCTCGCCTCCCTCGATGGGCTGCCCGCTGAGCGGTTCCGGTTCGTGCACGGCGACATCACGGATGCAGCGCTCGTCGATGCGCTCTTCTCCGAGCACGACGCGGTCGTGCACTACGCGGCTGAGAGCCACAACGACAATTCGCTCGATGACCCCCGCCCGTTCCTCGAGACGAACATCGTCGGCACCTACACGTTGCTCGAGGCGGCGCGCAAGCACGCGATCCGGTTCCACCACATCTCGACCGACGAGGTGTACGGCGATCTCGAACTCGACGATCCCGCGAGGTTCACCGAGCAGACTCCCTACAATCCTTCGAGCCCGTACTCGTCGACCAAGGCGGGCAGCGACCTGCTCGTGCGCGCGTGGGTCCGCTCGTTCGGGGTGCAGGCGACGATCTCGAACTGCTCGAACAACTACGGTCCCTACCAGCACGTCGAGAAGTTCATCCCCCGCCAGATCACGAACGTACTTCGCGGCGAGCGTCCGAAGCTGTACGGCAGCGGCGAGAACGTGCGCGACTGGATCCACGCGAACGATCATTCGTCGGCGGTGCTCACGATCCTCGAGCGCGGTGTGATCGGTGAGACGTACCTCATCGGCGCCGACGGCGAGAAGAACAACAAGGACGTCGTCGAGCTGATCCTCGACCAGCTGGGCCAGCCGACCGACGCCTACGACCTCGTGAACGACCGGCCCGGGCACGACCTGCGCTACGCGATCGACTCGACGCGGCTGCGCTCCGAGCTCGGTTGGGCCCCGAAGTACTCGGACTTCGAGAGCGGGCTCGCGGACACCATCGCGTGGTACCGCGACCACGAGTCGTGGTGGGCCCCCCAGAAGGACGCCACCGAGGCGCGCTACAAGGCCCAGGGCCAGTAG
- a CDS encoding dTDP-4-dehydrorhamnose 3,5-epimerase family protein produces MQIRELKIPDSYEITPKQFGDDRGVFLEWYRFDKLAEIVGHSIDLKQANTSVSKRGSVRGIHFADIPPGQAKYVTAPRGAVLDFVIDIRVGSPTFGQWDSVLLDDVDRRAIYIAEGLGHCFVALTDDATVSYLVTDTFNPAREHGINPLDPEVGLEFGIDLEDALLSVKDTEAPSLAEAAAAGILPTWEAARAFTDSLNTGA; encoded by the coding sequence GTGCAGATCCGCGAACTGAAGATCCCTGACAGCTATGAGATCACTCCGAAGCAGTTCGGCGACGATCGGGGCGTTTTCCTCGAATGGTATCGATTCGACAAGCTCGCCGAGATCGTCGGCCACTCGATCGACCTGAAGCAGGCGAACACCTCCGTCTCGAAGCGCGGGTCCGTGCGCGGCATCCATTTCGCAGATATTCCGCCCGGACAGGCCAAGTACGTGACTGCGCCCCGCGGTGCCGTTCTCGACTTCGTCATCGACATCCGCGTCGGCTCACCGACCTTCGGCCAGTGGGACTCCGTGCTGCTCGATGACGTCGACCGACGGGCGATCTACATAGCCGAGGGCCTCGGGCACTGCTTCGTCGCCTTGACCGACGATGCGACCGTGAGCTACCTCGTCACCGACACGTTCAACCCGGCTCGCGAGCACGGCATCAACCCGCTCGACCCCGAGGTGGGTCTCGAGTTCGGCATCGACCTCGAAGATGCACTGCTCTCGGTCAAGGACACCGAGGCGCCGAGCCTCGCCGAAGCGGCTGCAGCGGGCATCCTGCCGACATGGGAGGCCGCTCGGGCCTTCACCGACTCGTTGAACACGGGAGCATGA
- the rfbA gene encoding glucose-1-phosphate thymidylyltransferase RfbA, whose translation MRGIILAGGSGTRLWPITKGISKQLMPIYDKPMIYYPLSTLMMAGIREILIITTPEYNAQFRALLGDGSDLGIRLEYAVQPSPDGLAQAFIIGEEFIGDESVALVLGDNIFHGTGLGSALRTHTDIDGALIFAYQVSDPKAYGVVEFDDEFRAVSIEEKPAEPRSSFAVPGLYFYDNHVVEIAKTIEPSARGELEISTVNERYLDAGTLSVQVLDRGTAWLDTGTFESMMQASEYVRVIEDRQGFKIGCIEEIAWRAGWIDDAQLERLATPLVKSGYGQYIRQLLSAERTA comes from the coding sequence ATGCGCGGCATCATTCTCGCCGGCGGATCCGGCACCCGGCTCTGGCCGATCACCAAGGGCATCTCGAAGCAGCTGATGCCGATCTACGACAAACCGATGATCTACTACCCGCTCTCCACGCTCATGATGGCGGGTATCAGGGAGATCCTCATCATCACGACCCCCGAGTACAACGCGCAGTTCCGTGCCCTGCTCGGTGACGGAAGCGATCTCGGAATTCGACTCGAGTACGCTGTGCAGCCCTCTCCCGATGGTCTCGCGCAGGCGTTCATCATCGGGGAGGAGTTCATCGGTGACGAGTCGGTCGCACTCGTGCTCGGTGACAACATCTTCCACGGCACCGGACTCGGTTCGGCGTTGCGCACTCACACCGATATCGACGGGGCGCTCATCTTCGCGTATCAGGTGAGCGACCCGAAGGCGTACGGCGTCGTCGAATTCGACGACGAGTTCCGTGCGGTCTCGATCGAGGAGAAGCCCGCCGAGCCGAGGAGCAGCTTCGCGGTGCCTGGGCTCTACTTCTACGACAACCACGTCGTCGAGATCGCGAAGACGATCGAGCCGAGTGCGCGCGGCGAGCTCGAGATCTCGACGGTGAACGAGCGTTACCTCGATGCGGGCACGCTCAGCGTGCAAGTGCTCGATCGTGGCACCGCGTGGCTCGATACCGGAACGTTCGAGTCCATGATGCAGGCGTCCGAGTACGTGCGAGTCATCGAAGACCGCCAAGGGTTCAAGATCGGATGCATCGAGGAGATCGCCTGGCGAGCCGGATGGATCGACGACGCGCAGCTTGAGCGACTCGCGACACCGCTGGTCAAGAGCGGCTACGGCCAGTACATTCGCCAGCTGCTTTCGGCGGAACGCACCGCGTGA
- a CDS encoding glycosyltransferase family protein: MLRSRIARVVDSNARLQGGLDRTRWAVRISAPLGAEGDRYGDVPFAEDLAAALSRFVDSARVIRLDEAVADVDVVITLRGLARLDRVDGAVNVLWVISHPELVTDEELRAHDVVYAASVGWAERRRRESRVQVAPLLQATNPTRFRPDPATRQRAGVLFVGTTRGIERPAVLWAVDAGAEVEIHGHGWEEYVPAERIASTHMPNRVLPKAYAAADVVLNDHWSDMAHEGFVSNRVFDAVASGAVVVSDRVEGLDEISPVLIRTFGSRDELAGLLRAEDRPGLAERAIEASRVGAAHSFDVRVSRMVSDVNRLIGSSRRFFGLPLRAAPKSRRRRSSAS; the protein is encoded by the coding sequence ATGCTGCGGTCTCGCATCGCTCGAGTCGTGGATTCGAACGCCCGGCTTCAGGGCGGGCTTGATCGGACCCGGTGGGCCGTGCGGATCTCAGCGCCGCTCGGCGCAGAGGGTGACCGATATGGTGATGTGCCGTTCGCGGAGGACCTCGCGGCGGCATTGTCGCGGTTCGTGGATTCCGCGCGCGTGATTCGTCTCGATGAGGCAGTCGCCGACGTCGACGTCGTCATCACGCTTCGGGGCCTTGCCCGGCTCGACCGCGTCGACGGAGCGGTCAACGTGCTCTGGGTCATCAGCCATCCTGAGCTCGTCACCGACGAAGAGCTTCGAGCGCATGACGTCGTCTATGCCGCCAGCGTCGGTTGGGCCGAACGGCGACGACGTGAGTCGCGAGTGCAGGTCGCCCCGCTCCTCCAGGCGACGAATCCCACGCGTTTCCGCCCCGATCCGGCCACTCGACAGCGAGCGGGGGTGCTCTTCGTCGGCACCACCAGGGGAATCGAGCGTCCTGCGGTGCTGTGGGCCGTCGATGCCGGTGCAGAGGTCGAGATCCACGGCCATGGATGGGAGGAGTACGTACCCGCTGAGCGGATCGCGTCGACGCATATGCCGAACCGAGTGCTCCCGAAGGCATACGCCGCGGCCGACGTCGTGCTCAACGATCATTGGAGCGATATGGCGCACGAAGGGTTCGTCTCCAACCGCGTCTTCGATGCCGTCGCTTCCGGGGCGGTCGTCGTTTCCGACCGGGTCGAGGGCCTCGATGAGATCAGTCCGGTGTTGATCCGGACGTTCGGATCCCGAGACGAACTCGCCGGGCTGCTTCGCGCGGAAGACCGCCCTGGTCTCGCTGAACGCGCGATCGAAGCTTCGCGCGTGGGGGCTGCGCACTCCTTCGACGTTCGTGTCTCGCGGATGGTCTCCGACGTGAACCGGCTCATCGGATCCAGCCGACGATTCTTCGGGTTGCCCCTGCGCGCGGCACCCAAGTCCCGACGACGCCGATCGTCGGCGTCGTGA